The following are encoded together in the Peromyscus leucopus breed LL Stock chromosome 1, UCI_PerLeu_2.1, whole genome shotgun sequence genome:
- the Lypd5 gene encoding ly6/PLAUR domain-containing protein 5, translating to MGIPKTFLLSLLGIGLCLTGSQALQCYSFEHTYFGPFDLSAMTFPSVSCPQGCSEAMLLLDTGYRSLVTIVRKGCWTGPTTGPMQSNQDALPPDYAVVRGCATDFCNTQLKNHDSLPNLSQAPDPPTLSGTECYACLGTRPEDCSPERSRRVQCHQDQSVCFQGNGQMNIGNFSVPVYIRTCHRPSCTTMGTISPWTSIDLQGYCCEGHLCNRDSVTQTLPGVTSPAPPRAPRILTLLLVAPLLAIALGGPLGLTA from the exons GCTCCCAAGCCCTACAGTGCTACAGCTTTGAGCACACCTACTTCGGGCCCTTCGACCTCAGCGCCATGACATTTCCCAGTGTCTCCTGCCCCCAGGGGTGCTCTGAGGCGATGCTGTTGCTGGATACTG GGTACCGCTCCCTGGTGACAATTGTCCGGAAGGGATGCTGGACCGGCCCCACCACTGGCCCCATGCAGTCCAACCAGGATGCGCTGCCTCCGGACTACGCGGTGGTCCGCGGCTGCGCAACAGACTTCTGCAACACCCAACTCAAGAACCACGATAGCCTCCCCAACCTGAGCCAAG CACCTGACCCGCCGACGCTCAGTGGCACCGAGTGCTATGCCTGCTTGGGGACCCGCCCCGAAGACTGCTCCCCTGAGAGGTCCCGACGAGTCCAGTGCCACCAGGACCAGAGCGTCTGTTTCCAGGGCAACGGCCAGATGAACATTG GCAACTTCTCAGTGCCCGTGTACATCCGGACCTGCCACCGGCCCTCCTGCACCACCATGGGCACCATCAGCCCCTGGACGTCCATCGACCTTCAGGGCTACTGCTGCGAGGGCCACCTCTGCAACAGGGACTCGGTGACACAGACCCTCCCCGGCGTCACGTCCCCGGCCCCTCCCCGGGCTCCCCGAATCCTGACCCTGCTGCTTGTGGCTCCACTACTGGCCATCGCTCTGGGGGGCCCCCTTGGGCTCACCGCGTAG